In the genome of Candidatus Methylomirabilota bacterium, the window GCGATGCGACCCCCTGAGGCCCCGCGCTCCCAGCCTGACACGGCGCCCGCGCTCGATCAACTGGCGGGTCCCGGACGGGGTGACTAGAATGGATGGGATGCGAGAGTACCACTACCTGGCCGTGACGAGCCGCGCATGACGGCCCGACGATCGGAGGAGTCGCGGGAGCGCACCCCCGCGATCCCCGAGCGCCGGCGGCGACGGGCCGGGCGCGCCCTCGAGCCGCCCGCCCCTCAGCGGGTCCTGAGCGTGCATGCGCACCCGGACGACCAGGAGTTCACCGTGGCCGGGACCCTCGCCAAGTGGGCCCGGGCGGGGAGCACCGTCGTCACCGTGTGCATCACCAGCGGCGGCGCCGGCTCCAATCAGTACACGCCCCTCACCATGACCCGGGAGGCGCTGGCGCCCATCCGGGAGGAGGAGCAGCGGGACGCCTGCCGTCTCCTCGGCGTCTCCGAGGTCGTGTTCCTGGGCTTCGAGGACGGCATGCTGGAGCCCTCCCTGGCGCTGCGGCGCGAGCTCACCCGCCTGATCCGCCGCTATCGCCCCGACGCGGTCGTGTGCGGCGACCCCACGGTGCGCTTCTATGGCTCGAGCTACCTGAACCACCCCGACCATCGGGTGGCGGCCGACGTGACGCTGGACGCGGTCTTCCCCTCGGCCGAGACCCGCCTCATCTTCCCCGAGCTCTTGGACGAGGGGCTTCTCCCCCACCACGTCGACACGGTGTTCATCCACGGATCCCCCCGCCCGGACACCGTCATCGACATCTCGCCGGTGCTGGACGTCAAGCTGGCCGCGCTCAAGGCGCACCGCACCCAGATGGGCGAGTGGGACCCCACCGAGATGATCACCGAGTGGGCGCGCGAGCAGGGCGCGCGGCGCGGCCTGGCGGCGGCCGAGGCCTTCCGCCGCATGCGGCTCGACAGTACGTGACAGGCCGATGCCCGCCTCGCTGACCCACATCTCGGCCGGCACGCCCATGGGCGCCAATCTGGTGGCCGGCGGCGCCACCTTCCGGGTCTGGGCGCCGCGGGCTCAGGCCGTGCACTTGGTCAGCCACGGGAGCGGCTGGCAGCCTTCCGCCGCGAACCGGCTGAC includes:
- a CDS encoding PIG-L deacetylase family protein yields the protein MTARRSEESRERTPAIPERRRRRAGRALEPPAPQRVLSVHAHPDDQEFTVAGTLAKWARAGSTVVTVCITSGGAGSNQYTPLTMTREALAPIREEEQRDACRLLGVSEVVFLGFEDGMLEPSLALRRELTRLIRRYRPDAVVCGDPTVRFYGSSYLNHPDHRVAADVTLDAVFPSAETRLIFPELLDEGLLPHHVDTVFIHGSPRPDTVIDISPVLDVKLAALKAHRTQMGEWDPTEMITEWAREQGARRGLAAAEAFRRMRLDST